GTGTCCCGGGCGGGCTCGCCGCCGAGGAAGGGCCGGGCCCAGCCGGGCGGCTCCGGGGGTGGTACGCGGTCCACCACGGTCGGCGTGCGGACGCGCGGGGCGGTGCCGGCGACCGCCTGACGCAGGGCCGCGACGAACTCCAGGCAGCTGCCGTGGCGGTCGTCCGGCGCCTTGGCCAGAGCCTTGCCCAGCACCTCGTCGGCGGCCGGCGGGATGCCCGGCCGCTCCGCGCCGAGCGCGGGCGGCGGGTCGTACTGGTGGGCCCACAGCAGTTCCATCCGGTCCTCCCGGCGGAAGGGCGGGACGCCCGCGAGCATCTCGTGGACCACGCAGGCCAGGCTGTACAGGTCGGCCCGGCCGTCCACCGGGCGCCCGGCGATCCGCTCGGGCGCCACGTAGTCCAGGGTGCCGACGAACTCGCCCGCGGTGGTGAACCCGGTGAGCGCCAGCGACTTCTTCGCCAGCCCGAAGTCGGTGAGATAGACGTGCTCGGGGTGGTCGCTGTCCACGCCCTTGGCGAGCAGGACGTTGCCGGGTTTGACGTCGCGGTGCACCAGGTCGCGGGCGTGGGCCGCGTCCAGGGCGGAGGCCAGCTGGGCCGCGATCCGCAGCGCGGCCGGCACCGGCAGCGGACCCTCGCGGTCGATCAGGGCGCGCAGGTCCCGGCCGTGCACGAGGCACATGGCGATGTAGAGGACGCCCTCGAACTCCCCGGCCTCGAAGACGGGCACGATGTTGGGGTGGTCGATGGCGGCGGCGATCCGGGACTCCTGGGCGAAACGGCGGCGGAAGGCGTCGTTGCGCGTGTACTCCGGGGCGAGCAGCTTCAGGGCCACCGTCCGGCCCAGCCGCAGGTCCTTGGCGCAGTAGACGACGGCCATGCCGCCCCGGCCGAGTTCGCGCTCCACGCGGTAGCCGGCGATCTCGGCCCCGATCAGTCCGGAGGGGCTCTCCGGGGGCCAACTCACGCCTGAATTCTACCGAGTGATCCCGTTATGGGCATACGGCGCGGGGATCACGCGGGCGGGCATGGCGGAGGCCCGGGCCTCCCTCACGGAACCCGGGCCTCGCCTTTCCCCCCGGCGTCCGTCACGCCGCCAGGGGAACCTCCGGCGCCGCACCGCTCGTCGCGGGCGCGAGCGCCAGCTCCAGGACCTGGCGGACGTCGGTCACGGTGTGGACGTCGAGCTTGTCCAGCACCTCCGCCGGGACGTCGTCCAGGTCGGGCTCGTTGCGCTTGGGGATGATCACGGTGGTCACCCCGGCGCGGTGGGCGGCGAGCAGCTTCTGCTTCACGCCGCCGATGGGCAGCACCCGGCCGGTCAGCGAGACCTCGCCGGTCATGGCCACGTCCGTGCGGACCAGCCGGCCGGACAGCAGCGAGGCGAGGGCCGTCGTCATCGTGATGCCGGCGCTCGGGCCGTCCTTGGGCACCGCGCCCGCCGGGAAGTGGATGTGCACCCCCCGGTCCTTCAAGTCGCCGACCGGGAGTTCCAGTTCCGCGCCGTGGCTGCGCAGGAAGCTCAGCGCGATCTGCGCCGACTCCTTCATCACGTCGCCGAGCTGGCCGGTCAGGGTCAGCCCCGCCGCGCCCGTCTCCGGGTCGGCGAGGGACGCCTCGACGAAGAGCACGTCGCCGCCCGCGCCGGTGACCGCGAGGCCGGTCGCCACGCCGGGGACGGCCGTACGGCGCTCGGCCGGGTCCTGGGCGGACTCGGGCACGTGGTGCGGGCGCCCGAGCAGGCCGCGCAGCTCGTCCTGCGTCACCGTGAACGGCAGCTCCCGCTCGCCCAGTTCGTGCTGGGCGGCGATCTTGCGCAGCAGGCGGGCGATGGAGCGCTCCAGGTTGCGCACGCCCGCCTCGCGGGTGTACTCGCCCGCCAGCTTGCGCAGCGCGCCCTCGTCGATCGTGACCTCGTCCTCGTTCAGGCCGGCCCGCTCCCGCTGGCGCGGAAGCAGGTGGTCGCGGGCGATGACGATCTTCTCGTCCTCGGTGTAGCCGTCCAGGCGGACGATCTCCATCCGGTCGGCGAGCGCCTCGGGGATGGCCTCCAGGACGTTGGCCGTGGCGAGGAAGACCACGTCGGACAGGTCGAGTTCGACCTCCAGGTAGTGGTCCCGGAAGGTGTGGTTCTGCGCCGGGTCCAGGACCTCGAGCAGGGCCGCGGCCGGGTCGCCGCGGAAGTCGGAGCCCACCTTGTCGATCTCGTCGAGCAGCACCACCGGGTTCATCGACCCGGCTTCCTTGATGGCCCGCACGATCCGGCCGGGCAGCGCGCCGACGTACGTACGGCGGTGACCGCGGATCTCGGCCTCGTCGCGGACGCCGCCGAGGGCGACGCGGACGAACTTGCGGCCCATGGCGTGGGCCACGGACTCGCCGAGCGAGGTCTTGCCGACGCCGGGCGGCCCGACGAGGGCCAGGACCGCGCCGCCGCGCCGGCCGCCGATGACGCCCAGGCCGCGTTCGCCGCGCCGCTTGCGGACGGCCAGGTACTCGGTGATGCGCGCCTTCACGTCGTCCAGGCCGGCGTGCTCGGCGTCCAGGATCTCCTTGGCGCCCTGGATGTCGTACGCGTCCTCGGTCCGTTCGTTCCAGGGCATCTCCAGGACGGTGTCCAGCCAGGTGCGGATCCAGGAGCCCTCCGGGGACTGGTCGCTGGCCCGCTCCAGCTTGTCGACCTCCTTGAGGGCGGCCTCGCGGACCTTCTCCGGCAGGTCGGCGGCCTCGACGCGGGCGCGGTAGTCGTCGGACTCCTCGCCGTCCTTCTCGCCGTTCAGCTCGCGCAGTTCCTTGCGGACGGCCTCCAGCTGGCGGCGGAGGAGGAACTCGCGCTGCTGCTTGTCCACGCCCTCCTGGACGTCCTTGGCGATGGTCTCGGCCACCTCCTGCTCGGCGAGGTGGTCGCGGAGCGCCTGTGTGGCGAGCTTCAGCCGGGCCACCGGGTCGGCGGTCTCCAGCAGTTCGACCTTCTGGCCGGTGGTCAGGAACGGCGAGTAGCCGGAGTTGTCGGCGAGCGCGGAGACGTCGTCGATGGCCTGGACGCGGTCCACGACCTGCCAGGCGCCGCGCTTCTTCAGCCACTCGGTGGCGAGCGCCTTGTACTCCTTGACGAGTTCGGTGACCTGTCCGGGCAGCGGGTCCGGCACGGTCTCCTCGATGCGCGCGCCCTCCACCCACAGGGCCGCGCCGGGACCGGTGGTGCCCGCGCCGATCCGCACCCGGCTCCGGCCGCGGATCAGAGCCCCCGGGTCGCCGTCGGCCAGCCGGCCGACCTGCTCGACCGTGCCCAGCACACCCGTCTTGGCGTACGTGCCGTCGATCCGGGGCACCAGCAGCACCCTGGGCTTGCCCGGTTCCGACCGGGCGGCGGCCTGCGCGGCCTCCACCGCGGCCCGCACCTCGGCGTCGCTCAGGTCCAGCGGAACCACCATGCCGGGCAGCACGACCTCGTCGTCCAAGGGCAGCACGGGCAGGACGAGCGTGAACGCCGGTGACTCAGCAGCCATGATCTCCCCTTCGGCAGTCAAGTTGAGCTGTACCGACTCAACCGCTGGGGGGCGTGCTGGTGTTCCCCGCCTTTGTTCGCTGTGAGCGATCAGACTCGCCCAAGCGGGTGCCCGGGAAGGCGCGTTCGCGGATGCGGTGGGGTTGTTCGCGGAGTTTCCCGCGCCCTATCGGGGCGCCTGCGCCCACCGGCGTACGAGGGGCCGGCTCGCCACCCCTGTCGCCAGCGCGATCAGATGGCCCCAGTTCGTCATCGGGTCCTGGAAGGCGACCAGGTCGCTCACCAGCTCGGCGGCCGTCAGGGCGAGGAGGGGCAGGCCGAGCCAGGGGCGCAGGAGGCCGGACAGGGCGCCGATGCCGGCGGCGACGCCGAAGCTGATGCCGTAGTCCAGGCGGTGCAGCGAGGTGGCCGGCAGATGGCCGGCCAGGACGGCCAGGCCCACGGGAACCTCGGTGGCGAGCGTGGCCAGGACGTGCCCGCCGAGGAAGACGCAGGCGGCTCTCGCGCCGCCGATCCGCCGCTCCAGCGCCGTGAGGACCAGCACGAACGCGAGCGCGAACGGCGACAGCACCCCGCCCGCGATCCACAGCGCGCTCGCCAGCAGCACGACCGCCGGAGAGCGCACCAGGTGGGCCACGTCCGTACT
This genomic interval from Streptomyces sp. NBC_00557 contains the following:
- a CDS encoding serine/threonine-protein kinase; this encodes MSWPPESPSGLIGAEIAGYRVERELGRGGMAVVYCAKDLRLGRTVALKLLAPEYTRNDAFRRRFAQESRIAAAIDHPNIVPVFEAGEFEGVLYIAMCLVHGRDLRALIDREGPLPVPAALRIAAQLASALDAAHARDLVHRDVKPGNVLLAKGVDSDHPEHVYLTDFGLAKKSLALTGFTTAGEFVGTLDYVAPERIAGRPVDGRADLYSLACVVHEMLAGVPPFRREDRMELLWAHQYDPPPALGAERPGIPPAADEVLGKALAKAPDDRHGSCLEFVAALRQAVAGTAPRVRTPTVVDRVPPPEPPGWARPFLGGEPARDTGAAFRGRGGT
- the lon gene encoding endopeptidase La, whose product is MAAESPAFTLVLPVLPLDDEVVLPGMVVPLDLSDAEVRAAVEAAQAAARSEPGKPRVLLVPRIDGTYAKTGVLGTVEQVGRLADGDPGALIRGRSRVRIGAGTTGPGAALWVEGARIEETVPDPLPGQVTELVKEYKALATEWLKKRGAWQVVDRVQAIDDVSALADNSGYSPFLTTGQKVELLETADPVARLKLATQALRDHLAEQEVAETIAKDVQEGVDKQQREFLLRRQLEAVRKELRELNGEKDGEESDDYRARVEAADLPEKVREAALKEVDKLERASDQSPEGSWIRTWLDTVLEMPWNERTEDAYDIQGAKEILDAEHAGLDDVKARITEYLAVRKRRGERGLGVIGGRRGGAVLALVGPPGVGKTSLGESVAHAMGRKFVRVALGGVRDEAEIRGHRRTYVGALPGRIVRAIKEAGSMNPVVLLDEIDKVGSDFRGDPAAALLEVLDPAQNHTFRDHYLEVELDLSDVVFLATANVLEAIPEALADRMEIVRLDGYTEDEKIVIARDHLLPRQRERAGLNEDEVTIDEGALRKLAGEYTREAGVRNLERSIARLLRKIAAQHELGERELPFTVTQDELRGLLGRPHHVPESAQDPAERRTAVPGVATGLAVTGAGGDVLFVEASLADPETGAAGLTLTGQLGDVMKESAQIALSFLRSHGAELELPVGDLKDRGVHIHFPAGAVPKDGPSAGITMTTALASLLSGRLVRTDVAMTGEVSLTGRVLPIGGVKQKLLAAHRAGVTTVIIPKRNEPDLDDVPAEVLDKLDVHTVTDVRQVLELALAPATSGAAPEVPLAA
- a CDS encoding rhomboid-like protein, with product MERTATGPATAASPPPAGAPLPGGSAAAPVPVIADLLDGMPRQRDAPAPAPRPAAPAEAAPAVPLRLPCPRLWRLLPTSAGTPFTFGYAALLALTSVVAADADPAVVHALYQASSTDVAHLVRSPAVVLLASALWIAGGVLSPFALAFVLVLTALERRIGGARAACVFLGGHVLATLATEVPVGLAVLAGHLPATSLHRLDYGISFGVAAGIGALSGLLRPWLGLPLLALTAAELVSDLVAFQDPMTNWGHLIALATGVASRPLVRRWAQAPR